A single window of bacterium DNA harbors:
- the metK gene encoding methionine adenosyltransferase: MKIITSESVFSGHPDKICDQISDAILDAILEQDQAARVAVETAIKDDLVVIFGEVTTSATVEYSEIAKQVLKEIGYTEEFCVLEKISKQSPDIAQGVNETLDHQQGAGDQGMMYGFACNETPELMPLPIVVAHEIAKEVDMLRKAKYNHIFGPDGKCQVSVRYVDGQPFTYDTIIVSAQTRPGASLSLAKEIIIEEVLKPMIGKDLTGINVLINPTGAFVIGGPYGDSGLTGRKIIVDTYGGYAKHGGGAFSGKDVSKVDRSASYYARFVAKALVEAELADTCEVCVSYSIGVANPVAVSIDTFGTGRLSDEQLLEIVKQHFNFTPANIRKELEFDKVKFQELAAYGHMGREDLPVRWEHVEAKATELKEAYEKAKSST, translated from the coding sequence ATGAAAATCATAACAAGCGAATCGGTCTTTAGTGGACATCCAGATAAAATATGTGACCAAATCAGTGATGCTATATTAGATGCAATCCTGGAACAAGACCAAGCAGCAAGAGTAGCAGTTGAAACAGCTATCAAGGATGACTTAGTCGTTATCTTTGGTGAGGTTACAACTTCCGCAACGGTAGAATATTCTGAAATCGCGAAACAAGTACTCAAAGAAATCGGGTACACAGAAGAGTTTTGTGTATTAGAAAAGATATCCAAGCAATCACCTGATATTGCACAAGGTGTCAATGAAACTTTAGATCATCAGCAAGGTGCAGGTGATCAGGGAATGATGTATGGTTTTGCATGCAACGAAACACCTGAACTCATGCCATTACCGATTGTGGTTGCTCATGAGATTGCTAAAGAAGTCGATATGCTTAGAAAAGCTAAGTATAATCATATCTTTGGTCCTGATGGGAAGTGTCAAGTATCAGTCAGGTATGTCGATGGTCAACCATTCACATATGACACCATTATTGTTTCTGCTCAAACCAGACCAGGAGCAAGCCTATCACTTGCCAAAGAAATTATCATTGAAGAAGTACTCAAACCAATGATCGGTAAGGATCTGACTGGTATCAATGTATTAATCAATCCAACAGGAGCATTCGTTATTGGTGGACCTTATGGTGATTCAGGATTAACTGGTAGAAAGATAATCGTTGATACTTATGGCGGATACGCTAAACATGGTGGTGGAGCTTTCTCAGGTAAGGACGTAAGCAAGGTTGATCGCAGTGCGAGTTATTATGCCAGATTCGTAGCAAAAGCCCTTGTAGAGGCAGAATTGGCCGACACGTGCGAAGTTTGTGTGTCCTATTCCATTGGAGTTGCAAACCCAGTTGCTGTATCCATTGATACATTTGGAACTGGTAGGTTATCGGATGAGCAACTACTTGAAATAGTTAAACAACATTTCAATTTCACTCCAGCAAACATTCGTAAGGAATTAGAATTCGATAAAGTAAAGTTCCAGGAGTTAGCAGCCTACGGACATA
- a CDS encoding DUF6329 domain-containing protein produces MKTNFIRKAKSTELIPHDEFVIEKQVVIDKDLFECFIKDPLNDYDFIKENLENMYCDQDEVFHCILVTSNSHDFGILVESEGYDYARYTAYLPKTAIK; encoded by the coding sequence ATGAAAACCAATTTTATACGGAAAGCAAAATCAACAGAACTCATTCCTCATGATGAGTTCGTTATCGAAAAACAAGTAGTCATCGATAAAGACTTATTCGAATGTTTTATCAAGGATCCACTGAACGACTACGATTTCATCAAAGAAAATCTAGAGAATATGTATTGTGACCAAGATGAAGTGTTCCATTGTATCTTAGTTACTTCTAATTCACACGATTTTGGTATCCTAGTCGAAAGTGAAGGATATGATTACGCAAGGTACACTGCGTACTTACCAAAAACAGCAATAAAATAA
- a CDS encoding DNA modification methylase yields MKKPSELLIYENNPRNNDAAVDAVANSIKEFGFKVPIVITKDLVIIAGHTRLKASLKLGLATIPCIIADDLTEGQIKAFRLADNKTAELATWDFTKLEEELSNIDMDMLQFGFEELESDVPDNATDDDFYPSDEIGETPYSELGDIYLLGNHRVMCGDSTKKQDVEKLLDGQKIDMIFTDPPYNVDYEGTAGKIKNDKMEDNSFYLFLYDAFTNMFEATKPGGAIYVCHADTEGINFRTAFKNAGFKLAECLVWVKNALVLGRQDYHWRHEPILYGWKEGAAHYFIDDRTQDTIWEYNKPKRNEDHPTMKPLELCGRAIANSSRVNEYVLDLFGGSGSTMIASDQLQRKSYLMELDERFVDVIVKRYIRHKGSSDNCYLIRKGKKISLSNIDDFHNLPL; encoded by the coding sequence ATGAAGAAACCCTCGGAGTTGTTAATATACGAAAACAACCCAAGAAATAATGATGCTGCAGTTGATGCAGTAGCTAATAGTATCAAAGAGTTCGGATTCAAGGTTCCTATTGTGATCACTAAGGATCTGGTCATAATTGCAGGGCACACTCGGCTCAAAGCGAGCCTCAAACTAGGATTGGCCACTATTCCTTGCATTATTGCTGATGACCTCACAGAAGGGCAAATTAAGGCTTTTCGCTTGGCCGATAACAAGACCGCAGAACTCGCTACCTGGGATTTTACTAAACTTGAAGAAGAACTCTCGAATATTGATATGGACATGCTTCAGTTTGGGTTTGAAGAACTAGAGTCAGATGTTCCAGATAATGCGACTGATGATGATTTCTACCCATCTGATGAAATTGGGGAAACACCTTATTCAGAACTAGGTGATATTTATTTATTAGGTAATCACAGAGTTATGTGTGGAGATTCAACCAAGAAACAAGATGTAGAAAAACTTCTGGATGGACAAAAGATCGATATGATCTTCACCGATCCACCATACAATGTGGATTATGAAGGTACAGCTGGGAAGATTAAGAATGACAAGATGGAAGATAACAGCTTCTATCTTTTTTTATATGATGCATTCACAAATATGTTTGAAGCTACCAAACCTGGTGGTGCCATCTATGTCTGTCATGCAGATACTGAAGGTATCAACTTTAGAACTGCATTCAAAAACGCCGGTTTCAAATTGGCGGAGTGCTTAGTTTGGGTTAAGAATGCCCTAGTACTAGGTAGACAAGATTATCACTGGAGACATGAGCCAATCCTTTATGGTTGGAAAGAAGGTGCTGCTCATTATTTTATTGATGACCGCACACAAGACACCATTTGGGAATATAACAAACCCAAACGAAATGAAGACCACCCAACGATGAAACCTCTCGAACTTTGTGGACGAGCGATTGCAAACTCCTCTAGGGTTAATGAATACGTACTCGATTTATTCGGAGGTTCTGGATCAACAATGATCGCATCCGATCAGCTTCAAAGAAAATCTTATCTAATGGAACTTGATGAAAGATTCGTCGATGTGATTGTTAAACGATACATAAGACACAAAGGATCAAGTGACAATTGCTATCTTATCCGTAAGGGCAAGAAGATATCACTTAGTAACATAGATGACTTTCATAATTTGCCACTATAG